The following are encoded together in the Choristoneura fumiferana chromosome 4, NRCan_CFum_1, whole genome shotgun sequence genome:
- the LOC141427075 gene encoding acrosin-like, producing MNRLFYWACAVLLLNGVSSMAIHGPALTRYDPCGLGVIHFDKVTQIIWRAVVNFELYPHLSAAEIDIQFGRQVEIYGSSQNSTVSVRDDWHNFILKPEGALPKQYFFYLRLADNGTEVPTVTKFSLNNATLCNDAIKASLTIDSLNRTTNEHDNYRHVCGRRSLEHAELTSVRTESLAGDWPWHVALLKKDLYNDVTRYECGGSIISRTAILTAGHCVSKGGDLIAAHLVVIVAGVNNHSDLYQVGRQSLIAQKIILHPGYTDVQATSDLAIIKVNKFRYTNYVQPICIWGPVYEKTQLYGKQATVVGFGYTENDKPSEVLRSAYTMVQNDSTCITFSPVIYTSLLNEFSFCAGYGPESGINPRNGDSGGGLVVGTMQHDHKISWFIRGVLSKCGVSPGHTKCDPTYYVVYTDVGPHYTWLYHHSGLKYNDNILS from the exons atgaacCGCTTGTTCTATTGGGCATGTGCAGTGCTTTTACTTAACGGAGTAAGTTCTATGGCTATACATGGACCTGCTTTAACGAGGTACGATCCTTGTGGTTTGGGTGTCATTCATTTCGATAAAGTTACGCAAATTATATGGCGTGCGGTAGTGAATTTTGAATTGTACCCGCATTTGAGTGCAGCAGAAATTGATATTCAATTCGGACGACAAGTGGAAATTTACGGG AGCTCCCAAAATTCCACAGTGTCTGTAAGAGATGACTGGCACAATTTCATTCTAAAACCCGAGGGAGCGCTGCCGAAACAATATTTCTTTTACCTGAGATTGGCTGATAATGGGACCGAAGTACCTACAGTAACGAAGTTCTCACTGAACAATGCCACGCTTTGTAATGACGCTATAAAG GCATCGTTAACCATCGACTCGCTGAATCGAACCACAAATGAACACGATAACTACAGACACGTCTGTGGAAGGCGATCGTTGGAGCACGCCGAACTGACGTCTGTCCGGACAGAATCTCTGGCCGGTGATTGGCCGTGGCACGTGGCTCTGTTAAAGAAGGACCTATACAATGACGTCACAAGATACGAATGTGGTGGAAGCATTATATCTAGAACTGCTATTCTGACAG CCGGCCATTGTGTCAGTAAAGGTGGAGACTTGATCGCAGCCCACCTAGTGGTAATTGTCGCGGGAGTCAATAATCACTCGGACTTATACCAAGTTGGACGGCAGTCTTTGATT GCTCAGAAGATAATCCTTCATCCAGGGTACACCGACGTTCAGGCTACTTCGGACTTGGCCATAATTAAAGTGAACAAGTTCAGATACACCAATTACGTGCAGCCTATCTGTATTTGGGGTCCGGTGTATGAAAAAACGCAGTTGTATGGAAAACAAGCGACG GTTGTGGGCTTCGGCTATACAGAGAATGACAAACCATCTGAAGTTCTTCGATCAGCATACACCATGGTTCAGAACGACTCCACGTGCATAACATTCTCGCCTGTCATCTACACTAGTTTGCTAAACGAGTTCTCGTTCTGCGCTGGATATGGACCGGAATCTG GTATCAACCCCCGCAACGGTGACAGCGGTGGTGGACTGGTGGTCGGCACTATGCAGCACGACCACAAGATCAGCTGGTTCATACGTGGAGTTCTTTCTAAGTGTGGTGTGTCTCCGGGCCACACAAAATGCGATCCCACATACTACGTCGTCTATACTGACGTCGGACCACATTACACGTGGCTGTACCATCATTCCGGGTTGAAATATAACGACAACATTTTGTCTTAA